CAGGCACCGTGCTGGCCGGACAGCTGGCCGTCATGGCCTTTGGCACCACCGATACCATCGTGGCAAGCCGCTATTCCAACGATGCCGTGGCCGCCCTCTCCGTAGGGTCGGCCATTTTCATCAGTGTCTATGCCTCGCTGATGGGCATTTTCCAGGCTCTTCTGCCCTTGTGGTCCGAACAGCGGGGTGCCGGTCAGCCGCAGGCCATCGGCCATTCGCTGCGCCAGTCCATGTATCTGTGTGCACTGGCCTGCGTGCTTGGCATGGCGGTGCTGCTCATGCCCGGCGCACTGCTGCGCTGGACCGATGTGCCCGATGCGCTGCAGCTGGAGGTCAAGCGCTATCTCGCCGTACTGGCCTGGGGCTTGCCGCCGGCGCTGCTGTTTCGCATCTACAGCGCGCTCAACCAGGCGCTGGGCCACCCCAAGCTGGTCACCTGGCTGCAACTCATCTCGCTGCTGATCAAGATTCCCTTGTCCATCTGGTTCACCTTTGGCGGACTGGGCCTTGCCCCCCTGGGAGCAGTGGGCTGCGCACTGGCCACGCTGCTGGTCAACTACACCATGTTTGCCGTGGCCCTGTGGCTGATGCGCACTCAGGATTTCTATGCTCCGCTGGCGCTTTGGCAGAGGCTGGAGCGCCCTGACTGGCGGCAACTGGGCCGCTTCTGCAGCCTTGGCATCCCTGCAGGCCTGGCCATTCTGGTGGAAGTCACCTCCTTCACCCTCATGGCCCTGTATGTGGCAAGGCAGGGCTCGCTCTCGTCTGCCAGCCACCAGATCGCCGCCAATCTGGCAGCCATCTGCTATATGGTGCCGCTGTCTCTGGCCATTGCGACCAGCGCTCGCGTCAGCTACTGGCGCGGCGCCGGTGACGAAGCCCAGGCCAGGACGTTGATTCAACAGTGTTTCAAGCTTGCTCTGCTCATCGGTATTGCGACAGCAGCTACGCTCTTTATCGCTCGCACCTGGATTGCAGACATCTACACCGACTCCCCGCGGGTGCTGGCAATGACGTCCTGGCTGCTGATCTGCGTGGCTGCATACCATGTGGCGGACTGCGTGCAGACCTATTGCATTTTCGTGCTGCGCTGCTATCGCGTGACCGTGGCGCCTCTGGTGATCTATTGCCTGCTGCTGTGGGGCGGCGGCCTGGGCCTTGGCTACTGGCTGACCTACCGATGGCAAGCAGCCGAAGGCTGGCTGGACTGGCAGGCCACGCCCATGCCCTTCTGGGTTTGCAGCGCGGCAGCCCTGTTTGTCACGGCCATGGCCTTCAGCAGCATTTTGCACAGAGCCATACGACCTCCAAAGCCGCAGGCCCAGCCTAACGCCTCCTAATGAGAAAGTGCCTTGGCAGGTACTTCAGCAGCTGCCCGCACACGGCTGGGCGGGAAGGTGACGGCGAATTCCGAACCCTTGCCCAACTCACTCTGGATACTGAGCCTGGCGCCATGCCGCTGCAGCACATGCTTGACGATGGCCAGCCCCAGGCCGGTGCCGCCTGTGTCGCGTGAGCGGCTGCGATCCACGCGATAAAAGCGCTCCGTCAGACGCGACACATGCTTTTCGTCGATGCCGGGACCGGAGTCCTTGACGGCAAAGCGGGCCGATCCATCGGGCAGCAGTTGCCAGCGCACATCGATCTGCCCGCCGGCCGGCGTGTAGCGCATGGCATTGGCCAGCAGATTGGAAAACGCGCTGTGCAGTTCTGCGCTCGCGCCTGCCAGATCTCCGGCCTGCCGCAGCGCCTGCTCATCAGGAAAGTTCAGTACATGGGGTTTGGCCTGCTTGCGCGTCAAGGCATTGGAGAGCCCACGAGCCTCGTTCTCGCAGCGATTGAGCAACTGCGCCACCGACACCCAGTCATTGTTGCTGGGCAGCGGGCTTCCCTCCAGGCGCGACAAGGTCAGCAAGTCTTCCACCAGATGCTGCATGCGCTCGGCCTGCTGGGCCATCAGCTCCAGATAGCGCCTGCGCTCGTCTTCCTCGAGCGGCAGGTTCTGCAGGGTCTCGACAAAACCGGCCAGCACGGTCAGAGGCGTGCGGATTTCGTGGGAGACATTGGCCACGAAGTCACGGCGCATGGCCTCGGCCTGCTCCAGCGCCGTCACATCGCGTGCCAACAGCAGCTTGCGCCCTTCACCGTAGCCGTAGAGCTGGACCGACAGCTTGACCGGCCGCGAAGGTGTGCTTTCGCGCCCCTGCATGACCAGATCATGGCTGAAGTCCTGCGCCGCAAAATAGGCACTGAACTGAGGATCTCGCACCAGATTACCGATGCTTTGCAGCACATCGCGCTCGGCATCAAAGCCAAACTGCCTGGCGGAAATCTGATTGCACCATTCGATGCGGCCCTGTGCATCGAGCAGCACCACACCATTGGGACTGGCCTGCAAGGCAGACAGAATGTCATTGAGCCGCTGGTCGCCCTGCTGCACCTGCTGCACGCTCTGGCGAATCCAGCGGCGCATGCGCACGCTAGCCTCGCCCCAGATACCCGCCAGATTGGGCACCGCGCCCAGCTCCGACTGACGCAGCCAGTGCAGCAGCCGTGCGCCATTCCAGCTGTCCACCAGCCACCATATCCAGCCGCCGATCAAGGCGCCCGTCATGGCCGCCACGCATTGCTGCAGCACCGTCGCATCGGGTGCAACGAGATAGGCCCACAGCAGCCATACCACCACGGCTGCCGCGACCTGAGAAGCCAACAATCGAAAACCACGCCACCCCATATTTGCTTTCAGTTGTGATTTTTGACGACCCAGCCAGGCCGGGCCGAGGTTCGGGGGGAAGTGCTGTCAGGCCATGGCCTGGGCGCTGAAACGGTAGCCCGCACCGCGCACGGTCTCAATCAGAACACCCGCCACACCCAGCGATTCTCGCAAGCGCTTGACGTGCACGTCCACGGTGCGCTCTTCAATGAAGACATGATCGCCCCAGACCTTGTCGAGCAACTGCGCACGGCTGTGCACGCGCTCGGGGTGCTTCATCAGATAGTTGAGCAGCTTGAACTCGGTGGGACCGATCTTGAGCAGATCGCCCTGCCAGCTCACGCGGTGGGCTGCGGCATCCAGCACCAGCTCGCCAATGCTGACCTTGTCCTGGACCTGCTCAGGCGCACGGCGGCGCAGCACGGCACGAATGCGGGCCAGCAGCTCCTGTGTGGAGAAAGGCTTGGTGATGTAGTCATCAGCTCCGGCATCCAGGCCCGCCACCTTGTCGGGCTCGTCGCCACGCGCGGTCAGCATGAGAATGGGCACGGCCTTGGTGCGGCTGTCGGCGCGCCATTTGCGGGCCAGTGACAGGCCGCTGGCTCCGGGCAGCATCCAGTCGAGCAAAATCACGTCGGGCAGCACGGCATCAAGCTCGCGCTGCGCCGAAACACCGTCTTCCGCCCAGACGGGCTGGAAGCCGTTATGCCTCAAATTGACCGCGATCAACTCTGCAATCGCAGGTTCGTCCTCCACGATGAGGACCATGGGCATCTTCTTCATCCCTGAGTAGCCTCCGTCTTACAACACCGCAGATTCGATTTCAGCCATGGTCTGATGGCGCACATCCTTGCCCTCGACCAGGTAGATGATCAGCTCGGCCACGTTCTTGGAGTGGTCGCCGATACGCTCGATGGCCTTGGCCAGGAACAGCAGGTCCAGGCTGGCGGAGATGGTGCGCGGATCTTCCATCATGTAGGTGATGAGCTTGCGCACAAAGCCGTCGAACTCTTCGTCGATCAGATCGTCTTCACGCAAGATGGCAACCGCCGCCTTGGTGTCCAGGCGGGCAAAGGCATCCAGGGTCTTGCGCAGCAGCTCGGAAGCCATCTGTGCCGCCATGCGCAACTCGCCGCTGGGCAGCGAACGGGCAGCGCCGCTTTCGATGATGGACTTGACCATGCGGGCCATCTTGCAGGCTTCGTCGCCCATGCGCTCCAGGTTGGCCGTGGCCTTGGAGAAGGCGATCAGCAGGCGCAGGTCGCGGGCCGTGGGCTGGCGGCGTGCAATGATGGACGACAGCTCATGGTCGATCTCGACCTCCATGGCGTTGACGCGCTGCTCGGTGCTGATGACCTGCTCAACCGCCTCGGTGCTGAAGCTGGTCAGTGCATAGACGGCATTGCTGATCTGCGACTCGACCAGACCGCCCAGCTCCATGACGCGGGCAGAGACACGATTGAGTTCGGAGTCGAACTGCGTGGACAAATGTTTTTCTGTCATTTTTAAGTCCTTAGCCGAAGCGGCCTGTGATGTAGTCTTCCGTTTCCTTGCGCTGGGGCTTGAAGAACATTTTTTCGGTGTCGCCAAACTCCACCAGATCCCCCAGATACATATAGGCCGTGTAGTCGCTGCAACGGGCGGCCTGCTGCATGTTGTGTGTCACGATGACCACGGTGTAGTCGTTCTTCAGCTCCGCAATCAGCTCTTCGATCTTGGCCGTGGAGATGGGGTCCAGCGCCGAGCAGGGCTCATCCAGCAGCAGCACTTCGGGCTTGATGGCAATGCCGCGCGCGATGCACAGACGCTGCTGCTGCCCGCCCGACAGGCCCGAGCCGCTTTGCTGCAGCTTGTCCTTGACTTCGTTCCACAGCGCCGCCTTGCGCAGTGCCCACTCCACGCGGTCGTCCATGTCCGAGGCGTTGAGATTCTCGAACAGCTTCACGCCGAAAGCGATGTTGTCATAGATGGACATGGGAAACGGCGTGGGCTTCTGGAACACCATGCCGACCTTGGCACGAATCAGGGCCACATCCTGCTTGCTGGTCAGCAGGTTGTCGCCGTCCAGCATGATCTGACCTTCGGCGCGCTGCTCGGGATAGAGCTCGAACATGCGGTTGAAGGTGCGCAGCAGCGTGGACTTGCCGCAGCCCGAGGGGCCGATGAAGGCCGTGACCTTCTTCTCGGGAATATCAAGATTGATGTTCTTCAGCGCGTGAAACTTGCCGTAGTAGAAGTTCAGGTCGCGCACGGCCAGCTTGATGTTGGCGGGAGCAGTGGTTGCAGTCATGATCTTGAACTTTCGAATTATTTCTGGCGGGTGATGAAACGCGCCAGGATATTCAGACCCAGCACAGCCACAGTGATGAGGAAGACACCGGCCCAGGCCAGTTGCTGCCAGTTCTCATACGGGCTCATGGCAAATTTGAAGATGGTGACCGGCAAGCTGGCCATGGGCTTGCTCATGTCCGCATTCCAGAACTGGTTGTTCAGCGCCGTGAACAGCAGTGGAGCGGTCTCGCCAGCAATGCGGGCCACTGCCAGCAGCACGCCGGTGATCACGCCGGCGCGGGCTGCGCGCAAGGTCACCATGATGATGACCTTCCACTTGGGCGTACCCAGCGCATAAGCTGCTTCACGCAGGCTGGCCGGAACCAGCACCAGCATGTTTTCCGTGGTGCGGATGACCACGGGAATCACGATCAGCGCCAGCGCGATCACGCCGGCCATGCCGGAGAAGCTCTTGAAGCGCACCACCACCACGGTATAGACAAACAGACCGATGACGATGGAAGGTGCCGACAGCAGAATGTCGTTGACGAAGCGCGTGGTGGAAGCCAGCCAGCTCTTCTTGTCGTACTCGGCCAGATAGACGCCGGCCATCACGCCGATCGGAGTGCCGACAAAAGTGGCCAGCGTCACGATCATCAGCGAGCCCCAGATGGCGTTGGCAATGCCGCCCTCTTCGTTGGGAGGAGGCGTCATCTGCGTAAACAGGGCGAAGTTCAGACCGCCCACGCCCTGGCGAATGGTTTCCCAGAGAATCCAGACCAGCCAGAAGACACCGAACAGCATGGCGGCCATGGACAGGGTCAGCGCAAGCTGATTGAGGCGCTTGCGCCTGTCGTACTTGGCCTGACGCACCGCAGCCAGGTCGGCCGCATCGAGCATCTTGGCGGAGGTAGAGGTCGGGCTCATGAGCGTGCTCCTTCGTTCTTCTGCAGGCGGTTGAGCAGCACCTTGGACAGGGCCAGCACCACGAAGGTGATGAAGAACAGCACCAGACCCAGATAGATCAGCGACGCCTGATGCAGGCCTTCGCCGGCTTCGGCGAACTCATTGGCCAGGGCAGAGGTGATGCTGTTCGCAGCCTCGAACACGGACAGGGAATTGAGCTGGTTCATATTGCCGATCACAAAGGTCACGGCCATGGTCTCGCCCAGCGCACGACCCAGGCCCAGCATGACGCCGCCCAGCACGCCGGTCTTGGTATAGGGCAGCACCACTTTCCAGACCACTTCCCAGGTTGTGGAGCCCAGGCCGTAGGCCGACTCCTTGAGCAGCGCCGGTGTGACCTCGAACACATCGCGCATCACCGAGGCGATGAAGGGGATGATCATGATGGCCAGAATGATGCCGGCCGACAGAATGCCGATACCGACGGGAGGGCCGGAGACAAAAGCGCCCAGATAGGGCACGCCGCTCAGCAAGTTCTGCAGAGGCTGTTGCACGTAGGTGGCCAGCACGGGGCCGAACACCATCAGGCCCCACATGCCGTAAACAATGGAGGGAACTGCGGCCAGTAACTCGATGGCCGTGCCCAGAGGGCGCTTGAGCCAGGCGGGCGAGAGTTCCGTCAGAAACAGGGCAATGCCGAAGCTAACGGGCACGGCAATGAGGAGCGCGATGGCCGAAGTGGCCAGCGTGCCGTAAATCATGACCAGGCCGCCGTACTGATTCTGGACGGGGTCCCAGACACTGCTGGTCAGAAAGCCCAGACCATATTCGGAGATGGCGGGCCAGGCACCGATGATCAGCGAACCCATGATGGCCACCAGCAGCACCAGCGTCAGAATCGCTGCACTGCGTGCCAGGCCACCAAACAAACGATCCGCCATACGTCCCGAGATCATCGGAGCACGTGGCGGAGAAGGAGAGCGTCGCTTGGCGGCATCGGTGGAGGCTGCAGCCAGCGAACTGGAGGGCGACGTAGTGGACACGTGAGCGCCTTTATTCGCAAAGGGTTGAAACAAGCAGCGAACATACCGTCCGGCACGGCAGCCCGCTGCTCACTGTTGACACGAAATTACTTGGAAACAACCTTACCCGAAGTGTCCTTGATGTCGTTCCAGGACTTGTAGATCACGTTCTTGACGGACTCGGGCATGGGCACGTAGTCCAGATCGGCGGCAGTCTTGTCACCTTGCTTGTAGGCCCACTCGAAGAACTTCAGCGAAGTGGCGGCCTGGGCGGGCTTGTCCTGAGTCTTGTGCATCAGGATGAAGGTGGCCGAGGTGATGGGCCAGGCGCTCTTGCCAGGCTGGTTGGTCAGGATCTGGTAGAAGCTCTTGGCCCAGTCGGCGCCGGCAGCGGCAGCCTTGAAGGTATCGTCGTCAGGAGAGACAAAAGCGCCTTCCTTGTTCTGCAGCTGTGTGAAGGTCAGCTTGTTCTGCTTCACATAGGCGTACTCGACGTAGCCGATGGAGTTGGGCAGACGGCCCACAAAGGCGGCAACGCCTTCGTTACCCTTGCCGCCGGCACCGGTGGGCCAGTTCACGGCCGTGCCTTCGCCGACCTTGTCCTTCCACTCGGTGTTGACCTTGGAGAGGTAGTTGGTGAAGCCGAAGGTGGTGCCGGAGCCGTCAGCGCGGCGCACGGGAGCGATGGCAGCATCAGGCAGCGCCACGCCGGGGTTCAGAGCGACAACGGCGGGATCGTTCCACTTGGTGATCTTGCCCAGGTAGATGTCGCCCAACACCTGGCCCGACAGCTTCAGCTGGCCGGGAGCCACGCCCTTGATGTTGACCACGGGAACAATGCCGCCGATCACGGTGGGGAACTGCAGCAGGCCCTTCTTCTTCAGCTCTTCATCGGTCAGGGGAGCGTCCGAGGCGCCGAAGTCCACGGTCTTGGCATCGATCTGCTTGACACCGGCGCTGGAGCCCACGGACTGGTAGTTAATCTTGACGCCGGTTGCCTTGTTATAGTCGGCAGCCCACTTGGAATACAGAGGAGCCGGGAAGCTCGCACCAGCACCTGTAGCTTCCTGGCTGGCGTTGGCAATACCCGCCGCAGACAGAGCACCAGCCACCAGAACGTGAATCAAGGACAACTTCATGAAACGACCTCTTAGGGTTGAAAGATTCGATGGAGTGAACTTTAAAAACCTTTTATGACAAGGTCGTGACATGAAAATTTCAAGGCGCAACCGAGTGAAAGACCTCCAAAGCAGTCATGCGAGTGTCATATTTCATTCGCAAACTGCTGAGCCTTAACCCGCAGACCCGACCCGACTTGACCTGAGTAACAGCTTGTCGCAAGGCTGGAGTCTGATCGCCAGCAATGTATGACATAGTCTGTCACACAGCATGACCACACTCCAGCGGCCCAACCCGGCAAATACCTGACTTGGCAGAGGTTGAACCCAGCGCCCCACAAGCTCGATGACGGCCCGTATTGCATATTCCACTGCCCAGTGCATGTGTCGCCAGTTCCACCACACTCATGCTCTGCCCGCGCCCCAACCCGCATAACAACAACGCATTGATTGGCTCAGAAATGGCTCCTGAATCGCTTCTTGCCGCCGTAGACCTTGGTTCCAATAGTTTTCGCCTTGAAATAGGCCGTATCGGCTCGCATCAACGCATCGAGCGTGTGGAATACCTCAAGGAAACCGTGCGCCAGGGCAATGGCCTGAACTCGCGCCAGGAACTCTCCCGCGAAGCCATGGAGCGTGGCTGGGAATGCCTGGCTCGCTTTGGCGAGCGCCTCAGGGGCTTTGATGCCTCGCATGTCCGCGCTGTAGCCACCCAGACTCTGCGCGAGGCACTGAATGCCGACGAATTCGTGACGCGTGGAAGCCAGTTGCTGGGCTTTCCCATCGAAGTCATTGCCGGCGAGGAGGAAGCTCGGCTGATCTATCGCGGCGTGGCCAGTTCGCTGCCGCCCAGCCAGCAAAAGCGCCTGGTCATCGACATTGGCGGACGCTCCACCGAAATCATCATCGGCCAGCACAGCCAGCCTCTGCAAGTGGCATCGTTCGCACTGGGCAGCGTCTCCTGGAGCAGCCGTTTCTTCAGCGACGGTGCACTGAACAAGGCCAACTTCCAGGCCGCCGTTGCCGCCGCCAAGCAATGCCTGACCCAGGCCCAGTTCGCCTACCCGGGCACGGCCTGGGACTGCGCCTATGCCTCCTCCGGCACGGCCAACGCCGTGGCGGACGCTCTCACGGCCCAGGGCCTGGACGGGCAGGTGATCACGCCTGCCAAGCTGCGCTACCTTTACGAGCTGCTGCTGGACATCGGTCATGTGGAGCGCCTGCGCATGCCGGGCCTCAAGGAAGATCGCCGCCCGGTGGTCGCAGGCGGTATCAGCGTGATGATGGCCGTGGTCGACCTGCTGGGCATTACCGAGCTGGAAGTCGCACAGGGCGCACTGCGCCAGGGAGCTTTGCACGACCTGCTCGACCATGAGCCCCCTGCCGACAAGGAAGCCGCGGAAGTCGGCGCGCTGCAACTGGACTTCGGCGTGGACGTACCCCATGCCCAGCGCGTGCAGCGCATTGCCACCCAGCTATGCCAGCAAATCCTGCCCGCAGAAACCGCACCGCTGAGCACTCAGGCCCTGGCCATTGCCGCGCAACTGCATGAGATCGGCATGCGCGTGGCCCTGAGCGACTATCACCGTCACGGCGCCTACATTGTCGAGCATTGCGGCCTGGCCACCTGGGAGCCCGAGCTGCGCCAGCGCATCTGCCAACTGGTGCTGGGTCACCAGGGCAAGCTGCGCAAGCTGGAGGACGCCATCGGCGAGCCCCAGCTGGCCCTGCCGCTGATGGCGCTGCGCATCGCCGTGCAGCTGTGCCACACCCGCCGCGAGCCGGACATGAAAGGCATGCAGATCAAGCGCTCGGGTTCGGAATGCAGGCTCTCAACCCCTTCGGGCTGGATGCTGACCTATCCGCAATCCGCACGCCTGCTGGAAGAGGAAGCCATGGCCTGGAGCAAGACGCCCTGGAGCCTCAAACTGCAGCTGCGTTGATGCGACCGGCCATGCAGCCGCATGGCAAAGACAAAGGGACTGCGAGGCAGTCCCTTTTTTGCATTCAGCCTTCAAAAAGAGAGCTGCACGCGCCTGTCAGATAACGATTTCAGTATGAAAAGCATCTGAAATCCTTGGAAAACAAGCGCAATCAGCTCCTTTTTTTGATAACTCAGAGGCTCTTGCCGCCGTAGCGCACCATCAGCGCCTGCTGGGCCCCCTTGCCCTCCAGGGGACGCTCGGGCTTCTGGTAAGCGCCCGAAGCATCCAGCGTCCAGGCATCGCGGTCATCGCCCAGATAGGCCACCAGGCACTCGTCAATCACGCGCTGGCGCAGCTTCTTGTCCAGCACCGGCCAGGCCAGCTCCACACGGCTGAGCATATTGCGATTCATCCAGTCGGCGCTGGACAGCAGCAGCTCTTCCTCCTGGCCCCAGGCAAAGTAGAAAACGCGCGAATGCTCCAGGAAACGGCCGATGATGGAGCGCACGCGAATATTGTCCGTCACGCCCGGGCGCTGGGCCGGCAGCATGCAGGAGCCGCGCACGATGAGATCGATCTGCGCGCCCTTGCGACCGGCCTCGACCAGAGCGCGGATCAGCGGCTCGTCAGTCAGTGCGTTCATCTTGAGCACCATGCGCGCCTTCTCGCCCCGCGCCGCTGCGGCGGCCACCAGGCCGATCAGCTCCAGCATGCGGTTTTGCAGATGGAAGGGCGCCATGACCAGCTTTTGCAGCCTGGGCATGGTGTTGTGGCTGGAGAGGTGGCGGAACACCGCATCCATATCGGCCGTGATCTCGTCATTGCAGGTCAGCTGGCTGATGTCGGTGTACAGACGCGCGCTGCGGGCGTTGTAGTTGCCCGTGGACAGATGGGCATAGCGCTTGAGCTGGTTGTTGCGCTTTTCGCGCCGCGTGATCAGCAGCATCTTGGCGTGGGTCTTGAGGCCGACCACGCCGTACACCACCTGCACGCCCAGCGACTCCAGCTTTTCCGCCCAGTTGATGTTGGCCTCTTCGTCAAAGCGCGCCTTGAGCTCCAGCACGGCCAGCACTTCCTTGCCGCGGCTCACGGCCTCGGCCAGCAGGCTCATGATCTCGGAGTCGGTACCCGTGCGGTAGATGGTCTGTTTGATGGCCAGGACCTGCGGGTCGTTGACGGCCTCGCGCAGCAACTCCAGCACGCCATCGAAGCTCTCGAAGGGCTGATGGATGATGATGTCGCTCTTGCGCATCTGCGCCAGGATGGAGCGGCCGGGCACGAGCTGCGTGGGCCAGGCCGGCTTCCACTTGGGAAACAGCAAGGCCGGGTCGTCGACCAGATCGATCAGCTGCATCTGGCGCACCAGATTCACCGGCCCCTTGACGCGGAACAGCGCCTCGGCCGGCAGGCCGTATTGCTCCAGCAACAGGTCAGAGAGCACCACAGAGCAGGACGAGGACACCTCCAGACGCACGGCCTGGCCGTAGTGACGGTGGTGCAGGCCCTGGCGCAGGGCCATGCGCAGGTCAACCACATCGTCTTCATCCACGGCCAGATCGGAGTGGCGGGTGACACGGAACTGCGAGAACTCCGACACTTCGCGCCCCGGGAACAGCTCGGCCAGATGGGCACGCACCACGCTGGAGATGCTGACAAACAGCTTTTGCTTGCCCGAGATCTTCTCGGGCAGACGGATCAGGCGCGGCAAGGCACGCGGCACCTTGACGATGGCCACTTCATTGGCCCTCCCGAAGGCATCCACACCATTGAGGCGCACGATGAAATTCAGGGCCTTGTTGGCGACCTGCGGGAAGGGATGCGACGGATCCAGTCCCACCGGCATCAGCAGGGGCTGCACCTCGCGCATAAAGTAGTCGCGCACCCATTTACGCTGCGCCACGCTGCGCTCGCCGTGAGAAACCAGGCGAATCGCATGCTTGTCGAACGCGGGAATGATGGACTGGTTATAGAGCTGGTACTGCTTGGCCACCAAGCCGTGGGCCGTGGTCATCAGTCGCTCGAAGCTGGCGCGCGAGTACGTCCCCTGTTCATCACCCACCTTGGCGGCCGAGACATGAGGTGCACAGCGCACCTCGAACCACTCGTCGAGATTGGAAGACACGATGCACAGATAGCGCAGGCGCTCGAGCAGCGGCACATCCTCGCGCTCGGCCCAGTTCAGCACGCGCTCATTGAAGACCAGAATGCTTTGATCGCGGTCCAGCAGCTCCAGGGTCGGCTCGATCACAGGCGGCATGGCTACCTCGTTCTTGGACGCCGCTCGGCGTCGGCGCGGCGCTTTGGCAGGGGCCGGTGTCGCAACGGCACCGGGCACACCATGGTGCCCGGCCGCCCGGGCTTGCGC
This region of Comamonas thiooxydans genomic DNA includes:
- the ppk1 gene encoding polyphosphate kinase 1, giving the protein MPPVIEPTLELLDRDQSILVFNERVLNWAEREDVPLLERLRYLCIVSSNLDEWFEVRCAPHVSAAKVGDEQGTYSRASFERLMTTAHGLVAKQYQLYNQSIIPAFDKHAIRLVSHGERSVAQRKWVRDYFMREVQPLLMPVGLDPSHPFPQVANKALNFIVRLNGVDAFGRANEVAIVKVPRALPRLIRLPEKISGKQKLFVSISSVVRAHLAELFPGREVSEFSQFRVTRHSDLAVDEDDVVDLRMALRQGLHHRHYGQAVRLEVSSSCSVVLSDLLLEQYGLPAEALFRVKGPVNLVRQMQLIDLVDDPALLFPKWKPAWPTQLVPGRSILAQMRKSDIIIHQPFESFDGVLELLREAVNDPQVLAIKQTIYRTGTDSEIMSLLAEAVSRGKEVLAVLELKARFDEEANINWAEKLESLGVQVVYGVVGLKTHAKMLLITRREKRNNQLKRYAHLSTGNYNARSARLYTDISQLTCNDEITADMDAVFRHLSSHNTMPRLQKLVMAPFHLQNRMLELIGLVAAAAARGEKARMVLKMNALTDEPLIRALVEAGRKGAQIDLIVRGSCMLPAQRPGVTDNIRVRSIIGRFLEHSRVFYFAWGQEEELLLSSADWMNRNMLSRVELAWPVLDKKLRQRVIDECLVAYLGDDRDAWTLDASGAYQKPERPLEGKGAQQALMVRYGGKSL
- a CDS encoding Ppx/GppA phosphatase family protein, whose translation is MAPESLLAAVDLGSNSFRLEIGRIGSHQRIERVEYLKETVRQGNGLNSRQELSREAMERGWECLARFGERLRGFDASHVRAVATQTLREALNADEFVTRGSQLLGFPIEVIAGEEEARLIYRGVASSLPPSQQKRLVIDIGGRSTEIIIGQHSQPLQVASFALGSVSWSSRFFSDGALNKANFQAAVAAAKQCLTQAQFAYPGTAWDCAYASSGTANAVADALTAQGLDGQVITPAKLRYLYELLLDIGHVERLRMPGLKEDRRPVVAGGISVMMAVVDLLGITELEVAQGALRQGALHDLLDHEPPADKEAAEVGALQLDFGVDVPHAQRVQRIATQLCQQILPAETAPLSTQALAIAAQLHEIGMRVALSDYHRHGAYIVEHCGLATWEPELRQRICQLVLGHQGKLRKLEDAIGEPQLALPLMALRIAVQLCHTRREPDMKGMQIKRSGSECRLSTPSGWMLTYPQSARLLEEEAMAWSKTPWSLKLQLR